The Aythya fuligula isolate bAytFul2 chromosome 5, bAytFul2.pri, whole genome shotgun sequence sequence GTGCTAACTAGGTCTGAAAGAGTACAGGCAAGCAGAGAATATTCAAGACAATGTTGTATTTGAAAGCGAGGATAATGATGCTAAAACAAGGGAGACATCCTAACAGAATTTTCAGTAAGAAAGGATAGCAAAAAAAGCATGCCCAGTTatcaaagaaacatgaaaaaaatgctgtattttaaatatcaacAGGGAAGTTAGTGTGCTCACCTCCGATCCCCTTGTCCAGATACCACTGAGCCTTCTTGCGATCGCAGGTGCAGAGGGGCTGTCCATCTGGTGCGTGCAGGAAGCAGTTGTCATACAGTGGAGATTTTCTGTGAAACAAGGATAACATTGCAAAAACTATAATAACATGCCAGAAAAACAGCTCTCTACAGTGATGTGTTCCACACTGCAACTCCTGCAACCTCATCCAAATcacaggagggagaggagcccTTAAAGACATAGTTTATGCTGCTGAGCactgcacaggctgctgctgagggaagCAGAACATCTAAAAATGTATCTGAGGTTCATGAACTGACTGTAAGGTATCTTTGCTCTCCTAATGCCAATAGAAGTGCTAACTCTGAATCCCAGTTTTCAAGAGATACCACTAATGACAACggttttccaaaaaaaaaaaaaaaaaaaaaaattacattagaaaaaaatagatgaaaagtCAAGAACAAAGATGAGCTCCAAGCAAGCTGAAGGAGTGTTATCAGCCTGTAGACAAAGCCATTTCAGGAATCTGCTACCAGCTACCTAAGCCCATGTTGTAATGATTTATGAAGATGATTTTTCTAAAACTTAGTGTTAACAGCAATTATTTCATTCATCCAAGAgcaacattaggaaaaaaaacaaccattgGAGTACTGGAAATTCACTCAGTATTCGTTCAATTCACTGAGCATTCACTCAGCAGAGCTCTACAAGTTAGAAAGACTGATTCACAGGCCATGTAATCTAACAAAATGGTCTCTCCTGATGTCAGCGGGGGTGTGTGGGagtaaaaaaaagttataatgaTACAGGAGATCTCTTCCCACCAAACATCAGCAGTTGAGCTCAATCACCATCATAATGAGTGCTTCCCAACTCTAAATTAATAAACATTCAAGCATgcttacagaaaggaaaatagaaaaggacTTCTGAAATCACATCCAGCCTTACCCGAACTGGACTGCTGGAGATACTGCAAGAAACAGCAGGTCTACAAATCTCTCATGAAATCAAGCATggttaaaaacaataaattaataacCAAGCAACCATAGGGAGATATCAGTTTAGTTTGGAATTCAATTGTGTTTAAATTTTAATCCTCCCATAAAGTATAGTCCTTCTGTTTTGTATGACAGGCTCCAAATTTAAGTATATATATCTGAAGGGACTTTTTGTGTACAATACAGTATTGTTAATGATTGCTAGTGAAATCTATGTTATTGACTACAATACAAAGGACTCTACTGCCAATCCTGTAAACTCCACTGccaaaaaagaggagaaaaataccaaaatgaatctttttcttcccaagtaAAGGTGAaggtggggcaggagggtgTTCAAGTTCCTACATCCATGTGATTGATTTTATTAGAGTGCACCCTAATGTAAACAAATATACTAGGTCTCTGTGTTTCCCACTACGCTGAGCTTAAAGAGATCACTCCTACTTGTTTAATCTAAAAACAACTGAACTCACAATAGCAACAGGCCATAATAATTTAGCATTTGTCCCACAGAAGAGCCTGCTGGCTGGGGATCCTGAATCCAGCAACAGTTGCCTCTGCAAGGGCAAAGTAGAGCcattccctcctccctccctggcATAAGGAGAAGCGCAGTGCTTTGATGCTGCTACAGATGGTTCTCCCTGTGCTCCCTGGCATCTCACATAATCCCTCTCACCCCTGGTACTGGTAGCTTTCAGGTCTGCTGTCCCCCGACATCTCTGTGACCACAGTGACCTGGAACAGCACAGTACGAACCAGCTCACGAGGCAGATCCTGCTCACAGGACAATCTCTGTGCAGCTGCCCCCTTGTCCCTGGAGGAGACAGGGTTCAGCTGTTTGGAAACGCCACCCAGACAGCCAGCTGGCTCCTGCTGGGCCTCTGCTCCTGAGCTAAGGCCTCCATATTGTAAGGGAAGGTAAAAACTGAAGACCTCCCCTCAATCTATTATGTAGTACAGACCCGAGTTCCCCTGTCACTTCCAATACAGAAGAactgggaaaacagaaataggaTCTGGCTCTCATGACTGTTTGGTGCTGTGTCCCTTCTCAGCTCTTATTGTCCTCTTTGTTTAATAAATAGAGCAGGAAGTATCAATCACAGTTTTTTCACCTGTGGTGCAAGGAGTAAAATTTGCTCACAAACTTACCTTGCAGAATATCCCACACCCAGAGGCTTTCGCTTCTGCCTCCGAGGATCTCTCACTTGCTGACTGCCAGAGGACTGGACATTCGCAGAAGATTTCCgattctttattttctgagggGAGCGTGCCTCTCCACTCTTCTCTCCTGCGCTGCCACTCCTCCTCCCTCTAAATGGGATATCCACCAAGCCCTGGCATTTGCTCAGTACTTTTTCCCAAGTAGCAGCAGAGTTTTCACCGTCAGATacagcagggaggcaggcaAATCCCAGCAAATGGAGGAACAGAGCCACTGAGATCTGGGCATCCCTAGCAGCATACAGTACCTGCAGAAAAGCACAGACACTGGGATACTGGCAAGCAGCAAACACTCCCCCAAACACCATCAGTCTTTAACACTAGATTCAGTAAAGCCAGAAGCtggatttgttttcccttgttcCCTTTTGGCACAATGCCTACTACCGTCCAATGTGATTATTTATCCTGTCACTCCCTCTACTGGTCACTGATTTTGTAGACATCTGCAGCATGACTAAAGAACACAAGCAATTAGGGAAACCATGATAGGCTAAAGATGGTGAACAAGGTTTCCAGGGTCTTTATCTGATATTGCACTGACTGCTATAAattggaggaaagaaaacaaacgaGTGCGGCTTTGGGTGCACAAACCGCTGGTTCAAGGGATCTGGCCTTACAGATCTTCCAGgattaaaggaaaacaagggTCAAGAATCCAGAGAGAATGacagaaaattgtcttcatGGAAAAGGAGGGAAACTCAGGCAGAGGCTAAAATGGGCTTCATATCATAGTCACACAGAAGCTATTGAAGCAGAACTCAAAGAAGGACACGATCTCCCTGTTACAATGCCTCTCCTCTAATAagaagtttgcttttcttcccaaaacACAGAGTTGAAGTGGAAGACACACCTGATGTTGTGTCAGTTCTTCTGCCTCCCAGTTGCTGCAACGCATATGAGGAGACTTGTCAAGTGGGCAGTTCAGGACTTTTTCAGCTAAGGACTTAAGGCTAAGGCAGTTGTGAAGTAGATCCTTCCTTCAGTTttaacaaagaaagcaaaagaggcatattaaaaatgaaactaaacACTCATGCAAATTTAGACAGCCTCACACAACCTGGTTCTGCCAGAACACAACGCACTCGATGCACGACTCCCACTCAAGCAGCATACAGGCCCTCACCCTCCTCTCCACTAAAATGTCCGACCTAGATTTGGTAATTACCTAGTGTCTGCAATATGCAAAACAGGCAAGGCTGGGAGCTGGTAACATCTCAGACTGAAGTATCTGGCTCTGAACTACCTGCTTCTGAAATAGAGAGGTCTGTCATAGAGTGAAGGACTGTCTGCCCTAGGGATTCATCAGCCACTTAATAAACAAGCCTGGAGACATTTTCTGAGGAGCATGAGAGCCAGGAATGACTCAAGAAGAATCCATCCTCAGTGCTAAAAAGGCACCATCAGGTCACCAAATCCATGCCCCACGTCACTAACAATGCACATTGACTGAATATGAAGAACATTCCcaagtaaaacttttttttttttttttaaagaaagaacagaggatGATAAAATAGCATCACAACTGTAACCTATAATAGGAAACACTGATATTAGAACAGAAAATTGGAGCTAGTTGGGTTTTTTTAGCAATTTTTCAAGAAATCCTGTAATTTAACAGTTCCACTTAAGTGCCACTCACACTTTTACCCCATAGTTTCAGGCAGTGTCTTCAAGCATCTGTTTACATTGTGAGCTCTCTGACCATCTTGTATCACTGTGCCTGGACTTCTTACAAGACAAGGCAAGATACTCAGAAAAGCCCTTACAAGTATTACATGAGAAGACAAACTAACACAATTAGCATTCatgatttcatttcctttaagGCCACAGAATACAAGCCTGCCCATGCTCTAAAGAAAGTGTCCCATCCCAAGAACACCAAACCTACCTGCCTGACATCATCCAGCACacacaaattactttttaatatttcaaactCAAATGGTGTACTAGAAACAGAGCTGCCTCTGTCTTCAGACACTTACCGCTGTCTCATGGCTAAATATCGGAGATCCACGCTCCCTTTGACTGGAAGACCATAGTCCTGAAGTAACTTGCAAGCATCTTCCCAGCATCCCACCCCTACTTTCAACACAGCACTATCTGCCATGATGTCCAACAGGGTCTTTGGGATAGTCTGTCCACTGGCAACAAGCCTGGGCAACCGGATGAGGACACAGAAGCCACTGGAAGAAGCCATTTGTAGAAGGGATACAGGATTTGCTTTTCCCTCCACAGATACCtgaaataaaggtaaaaatCACAGCTGGGTTACTAGCAGTACTGCAACTGGACCAAATTGTAAAACAGCCCACCAAAGACAGGAAATACTTATCAGACTATGCAATTGAAAGCTTTTCCTGCACAAATTATGTGATTTGTTTCACAGTATTACTGTCCCACAATTACTTCTTGCTACAACCTCACAAGAGAAATTGTCCTCCTTTCACCCTTGCCCCTCACAGCTGGGCTGGCAGAAGCAAGCAGACACATTCCTTAATCCACGTCAGCACTACAAAAGTGTTTATAGCACACTGCTTAACTGCGGCTTGTACTAATGAATGTGGGGTGAATAAACTTCCAGCCAAAATGATGGTGAAGACAAGCTTCATAAATGACTCAAAGTCTGTTCCAAGAGCTCACACAGGCAAACATACAAGCAGCAGATGAATACTGCTTTCTGGTATGCCCACAGAGGTCTATCTTCTTATCAGCATTATCCTCCTCTTCTGGTTTATTAATTTGAAGAAACTCTTTGGTACACAGATGGacttaaaatattgtaaatctGAACTATTTTAGTAAACTACGTGAAAAGAGATACTATATAAAACGTATGGTGCTATTTAGCCATGTTATCACTGCACGTTTAGAACTAGATTTATCACAGAAGTTCAGCAAACAAATGCAAGTATTGAACTAAAAATTTACAGCCAGCAGACTTAAACGTGAGCACAATCAAAACTAGTGGATAATTCCCTGGTGTCACGATAGATAATCACGGTTTCGATAGCCAGCCGAGCCGTGCCCATTCcagcagaggcacagctcctccctCGATGATTCCCTGCTGCGCTTTGCAACCTGGCGGCGAGGCCCTGCGATCACTCACCCACTCACAGTCGATCCCAAGCACCGGccgctgctccagctccttcttCAGCAGGGGCTCGACCCGCTCCCACTCCTCCTGCTCGGAGACGACCACGATGTCCGCACCGGGGCTCCTCTGTGCCCGGGACGAGGCGGGCGGCGTGCCGAAGGCAGGCACCTCCTCACCCTCATCCTCAGCCTTCAGCAGCGCCTCAtctcccagccccctgcccgcgTCCCCTCGCGGCTGCCCGCAGCTCGCTGTCCCCCTGCGGCGCCGCGCTGCCCTCCACAGCGCCAGGCCCCCCACCGCCACACCCAGCAGGGTCGCCACAGCCACCGTCACCGCCGCCTGCCTGGGCATCCTTATCCCTTCCCTTCACCCGCTCGGCGCTTTATCGCGGCCTGCgaggagaaagcagagaggTGGCAGCTCCACGGGCCGGCCCCGGCCTCCAAGCCTCGGTCTCAGCCGTCCCCGCACCGGGCAGCCCCGCCGCTACCTGCGGGGGctcggcggcgggcggcgggctCCGAGCCAGCCCCTCAGGAGCCGGCGGCCCCtgggcgccgccatcttgtAGGGCCGCTgaggcggggcgggcggcgggccGGCCTCCAGCCCGGCACCGGGCGCTGCCGCCTCCAAAATGGATGTTTTTGGTGTTAACTTGGCCACTTGTAGCGTAATTGTCACAGCGGGGAGGAAGGGCTCCCCAGGAGAGCTGGCATTGAGCAGGCAGATCGCCCGCAGGGTGCTCCCAGAGGAGCAGGGTTTCAGCAGGATGACCCATCCATCCCctacagctccagcagccaaCAGCTCACCCTAAGGAGCGGGGCTCAGCCCAGGGCAGCGAGACGTCAGGTCTCACAGGCGATGGGATCAAGTTGggaaaagtttgttttccattgagTGGTCTGTTTTGAACACACAAATGCTTTAGTAACAGCTCctgtatctttcttttttttttttttttttctctgtaaagacCCTCAATCTTGCTCTGCACCAAATAAATTTTTATCCACTTTGATATTAACCCCCCGGGCTTTACAGAGCAGTGCAACTTTGCACGCTGTAGCAACACACCTCTTGTTCCTGTTCGCTCTCCCCTACAAGAAGAGGTGCTCCTTCCTCACAGCCATACCCGGGCCACAGCTTCTCCTTCCATCCCAGATCCAATGCCCCAGACCCAGCTGACAGCTGAAATGCACGTCACAGGGCAGGAGGCTACGGCTCTGAGCTCATCACACAACGCAGGGTGTGCACAGGAGAAAAAGCTGGGGTGGCCTGGCTCTACCTGCGAGTTCCCACAGCCAGATGGAGATGTTCTCCTTCCCTCGCTTCATTCCCCTGCCTCCCCCGAATTGTACAATGCTTTGTGTTACATGGTCATTGTAACCAAGTACAGACCTGGAGCACTGCTTGGATTTTACCACAGTTCCCGTTAAACCCGACTGACTGcttgctccctgctcccttGCTCCAGCACTAGCATTTCCTTAATGACAGGGGCATTCAGGCAACTGATCCACCTGTAAACTAATccaaagggagaagaaaaaataacatttggggTCACTACAGACTTATTTCAGAGACCACATACCCAAGTCCCGAGAAGCCTCTGTGACTGCACTTCAAGGTCCAGCCACCCTGTTGGGTGCAGGCAGTGCATCTTTAAGCACTCTGTCAGAGACTCAAGCTCAGAATAGTGACCAAATCTGAACAAATCTGCAAAGTTTATTCATATCCGCATCCATTTGTAATAAACTGACATCCACCCAGAAACAGGCCAGTGAAGACAGGCCAACGTGAAACAGGCCAGTCTTCCCTTTTACAAagtgtttatttcagtttctaagGTAATAGGACTTTTGTGtaaagagagggaaaataaaatatcctagCACTTATTACACAGTACAGAGAAAATATGACATAATGTAATGCCCAAGCCTTGCTTTTCAATAATAACAAGATTGTATCCTTGGCTGCACCTAAAGCCTTTGTTTTTCATGCTATCACTGACACCGAGTCCTGTAAACCACAAGTCTCTTTAACAGCTTGTCTTACTACCTACATATCCATTTATTCAAGTGTAAaggttaaattaaaaataaatgaaagcaactGATGCATGAGTgcactctggaaaaaaaaaaaaaaaaaaaaaagttcccaaaGCCTGATGGGGACATTGCCAAAGATGAGAAGGTAACCAAGTGAGCAAACACCAACTGCTGGCTTAGCCTTACTTACGAGAAATCTGTTGCAGCAGGTAACTGAAGCCTTTACATGGTAAACAgcaaaatttacttttctttgtctctctgtAACCTGATCTGAGATCTCTGCAGAGATCGATGTCAGAAGACTCATTTTTAGCCTGATTTCCTAAGGAAAGAAGGCTTATGCAATTACACTGTCTGTTGGCGTTTCTGCCTGTGGGTCccctttcttcctgcctttcctTGCCAAAAAAAAGGCACGTTTAAGCCATTGCCCAATTCCATCTAAATTTGTACAAAGAGATAGAGCTTTCAAAGGTGACTTCTGTGAAATGCAAAGCTGAGTCAATGAAACAGACCCTAATAAAACTGCCACTGATAAAATATCAAGCATGTGCAGACACTGCTTAATATACATCAGAGAATCCACACAGCGGTGCCACATCAGGACAAGTCCATAGGAAACCAGGCTTCACTTGTTCTGctgatcacagaaaaaaatatttttataatccCATTAGCTCATCCTTTAACAGGGAGAAGACTAGAGTAAATGACTCAGTGTTCAAAGGAAAATCAATGATAGTGGAATATCAAAGGAGAGAGGCTCCAGTCAAGACCTAAATTGCTGCGAGCAGACAATGAGCAGGGAGCTGCGTGGAGTCCCCACTAGCTCATTAATAACCCTGCATTTGGGGCCCCATCCCAAGCTACATAAGAAAGCCAAACTC is a genomic window containing:
- the EXD2 gene encoding exonuclease 3'-5' domain-containing protein 2; its protein translation is MPRQAAVTVAVATLLGVAVGGLALWRAARRRRGTASCGQPRGDAGRGLGDEALLKAEDEGEEVPAFGTPPASSRAQRSPGADIVVVSEQEEWERVEPLLKKELEQRPVLGIDCEWVSVEGKANPVSLLQMASSSGFCVLIRLPRLVASGQTIPKTLLDIMADSAVLKVGVGCWEDACKLLQDYGLPVKGSVDLRYLAMRQRKDLLHNCLSLKSLAEKVLNCPLDKSPHMRCSNWEAEELTQHQVLYAARDAQISVALFLHLLGFACLPAVSDGENSAATWEKVLSKCQGLVDIPFRGRRSGSAGEKSGEARSPQKIKNRKSSANVQSSGSQQVRDPRRQKRKPLGVGYSARKSPLYDNCFLHAPDGQPLCTCDRKKAQWYLDKGIGDLVSTDPFVVKLRFEPSGRPESQVDYYLTVKENLCVVCGKRESYIRKNIVPHEYRRHFPIQMKDHNSHDVLLLCTSCHAVSNYYDNHLKQQLAEEFGAPIGSEEGVRMLEDPLRRQVRSGARALLNADSLPDPRRAELLQGIKDFFNTEAVTPEMLQEAAALETRICNESYMPHGLKVVQCFAKGGLRSLMQLERRWRQHFLDSMQPKYLPEQWSVDHNHTKLIRKYGEDLQIELS